The sequence below is a genomic window from Chondrinema litorale.
TCAATTACTTGAAGTTAACTTAGTAGCAGTTTCTACTCTATTTTTTAGGTAGGGAGCTAAAAGTCTATCTGATTGGATTGATGAAAACCTAAATTCAGGATTGTATTTATTAACTATTTCTACAAAGCGATTAATATTTGGATATGTTTCCCAGAAAATATTATGTTTCATTCTTGCATCCTTAGTTAAGTAAACTCGACCACCATAACTCAACACAATTTTATCAAGCTCATCTAGAAACTCAAATAATCCTTTTTTTATAGGAAAATCAAGTGCTAAAGTAAAGCCTTCCATTGGGAAGGAAATGATACTATCTTGTTTTCCAAATAATTTGAGAACTGCTAGAAAAGATCCCATTCCCTTCTTACTAATGCGATTAAGTATATCTATTAGACCTTGATGACTACTTTCCAAGGGTAGTACAAACTGGTATTGTACAAATCCTTTTTTACCATACATTCTATTCCATTCTAAAATAGCATCTAAAGGATAGAAAAAAGGATCATAAGGGATTATATTTTCAATTTGCCTTTTTAAATTTTTGTGATAATACAAAAAATTAAAAGCTTTTACTGAAAAGCTATTTAATACAAATCCTGGAAAATTGAAAGGTACTATTAATTTAGGTTTATTAGGAAACTTTAAAGGATCGTCTTTTTTTACTTCTTCAATAGTTGAATGTTCTCCAGCCATCATAATACTTCTTCCAAATTGTTTACCTCTTTTTAAACAATCTATCCATGCCATCGAATAAGTATATCCTTTATATTGTTGGAATAACTCTATTATTTCTTCTAGATTTTTTGCTTTTATTTGTTTTTGGCTAATATAAGCTGTTTCTATCTTCTTTAATTTGAATTTTACAGTTAAAATAATACCTGTAAGTCCCATTCCTCCACAGGTTGCTTGGAATAGATCTTTATTGTTATTTGGGCCACAGGTAACTATGCTTCCATCTGCTAAGTATATAGATAATTCATTTATATGATATGAAAAGCTACCATCTAAATGATGGTTTTTCCCATGTACATCTGATGCGACGGCCCCTCCTACTGTAATAAATTTTGTTCCAGGTGTTACTGGTAAAAACCAACCTTTTGGAACGATAAATTCGAGTATGTCTGCAAAACTAACACCTGCTTCACATGTTATTTCTCCATTAATTGCATCAAAATATAAAACTTTATCAAATTTCAGTGTCGAAATAACTTCTTGACCTAAAGATGCATCTCCATAACATCGACCAAGACCTCTGGCTATAAAATGATTATTATTTTTAACTATTCTATCTAACTCTTCTTTTTGGGAAAATTTTTGCTCTTCTACATTTATGACAGGAAACTTTCCCCAATTAGTAATTTGCTTATTCATTCGCCAAAAATTTTAATTTCTGGATAATAGATTATAAAATAAAAACTTATAATCCATACAAGAATACTACCTTGTATAAATTTGTCTTTATAGAGAATACTTGTTGGTGAACCACTTTCATTTTCAACAAAAGCAATTTGAAGGTAACGTAAAATTCCAGCTATAACGAAAAGACAAGTATAATATAAACGATGAGTGCCCCATTGCTCAATCATACCCATTGATAGTGAATATAAGAGGTAGCTTACTATTGTAATAGCTGACAAAATTGCTAGAGCAACATTCAGAAACTCTAAATTGTATCCCCTAGAGGCTTTTCGAATGTCAGATCCTGATTTTGCTTTAATTAAAACATCATCTCTTCTTTTAGCAAATGCCATAATTAATGCTAGTAAAAATACCATCAATGTAAGCCATTCAGAAGTATATATATGACTAAGTACTCCTCCACATTTTACTCTAAGCACAAAGCCAGTTGCGACAATAATGACATCTAAAATTGATATATTTTTTAAACCAAAAGAATAAGCTAGATTTAAAATGAAATAAATTGAAAGTATGAATAAAAACTTTGGTTTTAAGAAAAATGCAATTGAAAATCCAATAATGAGGCATAAAATTAAAACGAAAATAGCTTCTCTTTTTGAGACAGATCCTGAAGCTAAAGGCCTTTTACATTTCTTAGGATGTTTTTTGTCAGATTCAATATCACGATAATCATTTATTATATAGACGCAGCTAGCTATTAAACTAAATGAAATAAATCCTAAAGAAACATTTAGAAGTTTAGGAATATGAAAAATTTCCCCAGAGAAAAATAGAGGAATGAATAAAAATAGATTTTTTATCCATTGTTTAGGGCGTAATAAATTGAAATATTCCACAATATAATTGTATTTTTGAAAGCATGTCTAATATATGTTATATTAATTATAAGGTAAAAGTTTTTGATAAAAAATTAACTTTTATTTAAACATTGGCTCATTCACTTAATAATGAATATTATAATCATTGTCACTAGACATATATATTTTGTTATTCTACTTTGTAACTCAGGATCCTTTTTAATTTTTTAGATAAAATGTATCAAATTAAGAAATCATCTTTATTAATCTTAATTATATCCCTGTTAGCTTTTTTAGCCTTTAATAATCGTTTTATCCAAGATGATGCTTTTATATCTTTTAGATATGCAGAGAATTTTGCAAAAGGAAAGGGTTTAGTTTTTAATGATGGTGAATTTGTAGAAGGATATACAAACTTTTTATGGACAGTTATAATATCGTCTGGTCTTTTAGTTGTAGATAATCCAGTAGAAATAAGTTACTTTGTAAGTATTCTTTTTTTTATAGGTACATTACTATCTACATATTATTTATGTTATCTTATTACTGGAAATTATACTACATCCTTTATTAGTATAATATTATTAGGTACAAATTATAGTTTTAGTTCTTATGCGACAGGGGGATTGGAAACTCAGTTTCAAACTTTTTTTTTAATATTAGCATTTATATTAGGGATGTTAAATCTGATTAACCTGACAAAGATTAGATTGATTATTTTTTCAATAATATGCGGTTTAACATTATTAATTAGATTAGATTCTCTTTTATTATTATTTATATCATTTCTATTTTTCACAAAACCTCTATATAATAATTTATTGACATCAAAAAATAAAATATCTTATGTTCTAAGTTTAGTTTTACCATTCAGTTTGATTTTAGGATCATGGTTAATTTGGAAGCTTTCATTTTATGGTGATATTTTACCAAATACTTTTTATGTAAAAGGGACTTCAAGTAATTATGAATTAGGAGTAATATATTTATATCAATTTTTTAAGTCATATTGGTTAATATTTATATCACCAGTAATAATTTTTTCCCTTATAAAGAAAAGAGATCTAAAAATAAACATGTTGATTTTAGCAATTTTAATATGGTGTTTATATATCACTAAAGTTGGTGGAGATTTCATGGAATTTAGATTTATGATACCTATACTTCCATTATTATTTGTTGTTTTTAGTTACTCAATTCAACATTTACCTTATTTTCTTCTAAAACTTTCAATTATCATAATAATTTTATCAGGATCATTTAATCACGGTAATTATTTTAAATCAAGGTATGGTATTGAATCTATTGATGATTTACATGATCATATGTATGCAGCTGGAGAAAATTGGGTTGGAATTGGAAAGGCTATGGGCCATTTTTTTAATTCTGATTCTTCAATAAAAATTGGAGTTTGTGCTGCTGGAGCTATTCCTTACTATTCTAAAATGTATACAATCGATATGCATGGATTAAATGATGAATGGATAGCTAAAAATGGGATTCCTGAAAATCAAAGAGCTGGTCATCAAAAAATAGCTACATTTGAATATCTAATAGAAAAAAAAGTTAATCTAGTTTTAGGTTTTCCAAAAGTAATTTCAACTGGATCTATACTGCAAATTAATAAAGAAATGGTTCATAAGTTTGTAGTTTCTCCAATCCCAAAAGAGTTGCAAAATAGATTAAATGTTGTAGGAATTCCTATCAATGAATCAACAATGGTTTTAGCGTTATATATATATAGAAATGATATGATTGATTCACTTATAGAGAAAAATAGTCTTCAATTATATTCAATTGATTAAGAGTGATAATATGTTCATAAAAGCTAATAAGTTATTGAAAGATATTTATTTTTCTATTCTTTATAACTCATTCGCAGTATTAATGATAATAATTTTAATTATTGAGATTTCATTAAGCTTAGAATGGAAAATGATGCATGATACACCTTTACTTACTTATGTCGCTTATTTGATTTCAGAACATGATTATAAACCATATTCAGAAGTATTTGAGACTAGCATGCCAGGTAGTATTTTATTTCATATCTTAATAGGAAATATATTTGGTTGGGAAGATTTCAGTTTTAGAATATGTGATATATTCCTTTTTATAATTTTTGTTATTGGTATATATGGTATTTTAAGTAAAATAAGTCAAAGAGTTGCTTTATTTGGAATAATATTTTGGGGTTTTTTCTATTTTTCTCTTGGTCAATACATGCAGCTACAACGAGATTATATAGGGGTATTACCAATTATTTTAGCTATATTAATTACGATATCTAATCGTATTTCAAATAATTATATACTTCAATATATTATTATTGGTTCACTAGTAAGTTTAAGTTTCTGGATTAAACCTCATCTTGCATTAGGAATAATTCCAATATATATATACTTGTATAACCAAAGACAGAATATAAAGCGATTTGATATACATTGTAAATTAATACTTTATTTAGGTTTAGGTTTTATTGTAATATCATTGCCAATATTCATTTGGTTGTGGTCAATTGGTTCTATAAATGAATGGGTAGAAATTTTCATAAAATATCTTCCATTGCATACCAAATTAAGTGGAGATCATGAAATTATTAATTCTTTTAAAACTAAGATCAATTATATTTTTGATCACCTCTCTCTTTTAGGAGGGTTACAGATATGGCTTCTTCCTTTTTCTTTAGTGCTTTGTTTTACTTATCTTAATTCTAAATTAATAGGGAGTAAAAATCATAAAATAATGAGTCTATTGATCCAAATGTCGATTTGTTATTTTATTTACCCAGCTATTTCAGGTCAGTTTTGGGATTATCATTGGCTACCTTTTAATTTATTTTTTATTATAACATCATCACTATTTTTATTGGAACATTTTAATGTCTCTTTTCCAGTAAATAATTTAAAAGTGCTTCAATTGTCGATATTTTTATTTATAGTTGTTTTTGCTATTAATATTTCTAGAGATGCAATAATGCAGTTGAAAGGCTTAGAACCAAGACAACCCTTAAATGGATTAGTGGAAGAGTTGAGTAATATTCTTAAAAAAGAAACAAATGAAAATGATTTGATCCAGCCAATTGATTGGACTGCAGGAGGAATTCATTCCATGTTATTAGCAAAAAGAAAACTTGCAACTAGATATTTATATGATTATCATTTCTATCATGACATATCTTCTCCATATATTAAATATCTTCGCCAAGACTTTATCAATTCCTTAAAAAAAGTGAAGCCAAGTTTTATGTTGGTTATGTTAGATAGAGAATTTGTATCAGGATTTGACACAACAGATAAGTTTGTAGAGCTTGATAATTTTATAGAAGAAAATTATATTCCTTTTATTAAAACTGAAGCTTATATTTTGTATAAAAAAATATAAGCTTCAGTCTGAAAAATTAAATATCAGGAGTTGAATTAAATGAAACTCCTACCTTCAGGTTTACAAAAGAAACGGCTCAAATAAATGAATATATTTGAGATATGAGAAAAAGATATAACAAAGAATTGAAGACTATGATAGCTGAGTTGTTGTTATCGGGTCAACATCCCAATACTGTAGCTGATGAATATGGTATTCACGCAAGTACAGCCCGTTTGTGGAAAAGACAATATAATAGATCGGGAAGCTTTTACAGGCTCTGGTACCTCCTCATTAACCCAAGAAGAAAAGGAAATTCGCCGTTTAAAAAAACAGTTGAAAGAGGCAGAATTAGAACGAGACATTTTAAAAAAGGCCATAAGCATCTTCTCTGCGAACGACAGGAAAGGTATGAGTTCATAGAACATCATAGAGGAGAGTTTTCTGTTGAGAGGATGTGTAAGTGCCTTGGAGTCAGTAGAAACGCATATTATAAATGGAAGCGTAAATGGAAGGAGGTTACAAAAGTAGAGAGCAGGACGGCCACCCTTAAGAGAAAGATTAGAGCAATATGGAAAGAGAACCGTAAAGTCTATGGTAGTCCTAAGATTACCAAAATCCTTCAAAGGCAGGGGGATTTGTATCATGAGTCCTATATCTCTAGATTAATGAAAGAAATGGGTATTAAGAGCCTTACAAGACGTAAATATGTCGTGACCACTGATTCCAGGCATTCATATCAGATACATGACAATGTGCTTGACAGGACATTTGAGGTAGAACAATTGGGTAAGGTGTGGGTCTCAGATATCACATATATAAGATGCAATGACCAGTGGTTATATTTGACGTCTGTAATAGACTTGGCAGATAGAAAAGTAATAGGTTGGTCATTGAGCAAGGAAATGACAAGCCAAAATACCGTTTACCAAGCATGGATAAATGCCAGAAAGCACCGGGAAATTACCGAAGGGTTCATCTTTCATTCGGACAGGGGCGTGCAGTATGCTGCCCATCAAATGAGTGAATTGTTCAGGTTGAATATAAAAGTGACACAGAGTATGAGCAGAAAGGGTAATTGTTGGGATAATGCTGTGGCTGAATCCTTTTTTAGGTCAATTAAATGTGAGATGGTATACTTAAATGATTTCAACTATTTTCAGCAGGTCTTTCAGGCTATAAAAGAATATATAGATTGGTATAATACAAATAGGATTCATCAAGGATTGGGGTATTTAACACCCATTGAAAAAGAAAGAATTTTAAAAAATCAAGTGATTAAAAGAGCTGCCTAAAGTTGTACACTTTTTTGTAGGAATATCACAAATAATAAATACACTTATTTATTATTTATAAGACAGTAAATACACTTTGTTATTAGAGGATGAAATTGGTTTAATTTTATATTTTTCTAAAAACTCATCTACTCTTTTGATATCCTTTGATCTCCTTCTTACAACAGGGTCGAGCATAACTAATTCTGAAGTAAGATAAACTTTTCCTTTATTTAAAATATGTGATTGAATAATTTCAATTTCAGTTTCAACATTTCTTTCCAAAGAGATTGTTTGAGCTTTTGCATTGTACATCAAATATCTATGCAATGTATTTGAACCTAAAGTCACAATTAAATCATTGTCTTGGCTATTATTTACTAACCAGTCAGTTTGTTGTTTAATGTAATCTCCCTTTTTTGAATAAATAGGCATTATCCCACCTATAGTATTATGTACTAGAATAAGAAAAATAAATCCATATAGCCATTTAATATTTGCTGCATTAGAAAAAAGAGGATTAATTATGTGTATAGTAACTAAAATAGTAATAGGTAATAATAATATTAACCATGGTTCAGGGGAATTTGGATCCATAAAAGCCATAATACTACTAAATATAACAATCCATAAAATCATTGTAATTGAATGTACAGATAAACTTCTATCAAATCGATTTTTAAGTGCCTTATAAAAAATTAAAAAGGAAATAATTAATAGAGTTAAAAGAGTAAAAACAGCTACATAATTAAATATTCCATTTTGCTTAGCAGCAAATATTTCCTCAGTAATTATATTGTATGGATATTTTTGTTGTATAAAGATTGCTATTTCAGGTATACCAAACATGAAGTTTACAGCTACAATGTTAGAACCAATAACAAATAAAGTCATAAAAGGTGAGCCAGGATTAAAAATACTACCACCTGCAAGATATTCCATGTATCCTATATTCTCCTGAAAAAAGAAAGCTATTGTATACCATGTAATAATAAATCCTCCTCCCACAAATAGATACACAAAAAGAGTTTTGTGTTTTCTATAAAAAATAAAATAAAACGAAAATATTAAAAAAAGAGGTATGAAATTAGGTTTGTACATTGCTACTGCAATACTAGCAATCAAACTAATAAGGAAAATATCTTTAAGTGTATGCTGTGAATTCTTCGAAATTAGAAAAATTATTAATATAATT
It includes:
- a CDS encoding glycosyltransferase family 39 protein — protein: MKDIYFSILYNSFAVLMIIILIIEISLSLEWKMMHDTPLLTYVAYLISEHDYKPYSEVFETSMPGSILFHILIGNIFGWEDFSFRICDIFLFIIFVIGIYGILSKISQRVALFGIIFWGFFYFSLGQYMQLQRDYIGVLPIILAILITISNRISNNYILQYIIIGSLVSLSFWIKPHLALGIIPIYIYLYNQRQNIKRFDIHCKLILYLGLGFIVISLPIFIWLWSIGSINEWVEIFIKYLPLHTKLSGDHEIINSFKTKINYIFDHLSLLGGLQIWLLPFSLVLCFTYLNSKLIGSKNHKIMSLLIQMSICYFIYPAISGQFWDYHWLPFNLFFIITSSLFLLEHFNVSFPVNNLKVLQLSIFLFIVVFAINISRDAIMQLKGLEPRQPLNGLVEELSNILKKETNENDLIQPIDWTAGGIHSMLLAKRKLATRYLYDYHFYHDISSPYIKYLRQDFINSLKKVKPSFMLVMLDREFVSGFDTTDKFVELDNFIEENYIPFIKTEAYILYKKI
- a CDS encoding IS3 family transposase codes for the protein MRKRYNKELKTMIAELLLSGQHPNTVADEYGIHASTARLWKRQYNRSGSFYRLWYLLINPRRKGNSPFKKTVERGRIRTRHFKKGHKHLLCERQERYEFIEHHRGEFSVERMCKCLGVSRNAYYKWKRKWKEVTKVESRTATLKRKIRAIWKENRKVYGSPKITKILQRQGDLYHESYISRLMKEMGIKSLTRRKYVVTTDSRHSYQIHDNVLDRTFEVEQLGKVWVSDITYIRCNDQWLYLTSVIDLADRKVIGWSLSKEMTSQNTVYQAWINARKHREITEGFIFHSDRGVQYAAHQMSELFRLNIKVTQSMSRKGNCWDNAVAESFFRSIKCEMVYLNDFNYFQQVFQAIKEYIDWYNTNRIHQGLGYLTPIEKERILKNQVIKRAA
- a CDS encoding FAD-binding oxidoreductase, with amino-acid sequence MNKQITNWGKFPVINVEEQKFSQKEELDRIVKNNNHFIARGLGRCYGDASLGQEVISTLKFDKVLYFDAINGEITCEAGVSFADILEFIVPKGWFLPVTPGTKFITVGGAVASDVHGKNHHLDGSFSYHINELSIYLADGSIVTCGPNNNKDLFQATCGGMGLTGIILTVKFKLKKIETAYISQKQIKAKNLEEIIELFQQYKGYTYSMAWIDCLKRGKQFGRSIMMAGEHSTIEEVKKDDPLKFPNKPKLIVPFNFPGFVLNSFSVKAFNFLYYHKNLKRQIENIIPYDPFFYPLDAILEWNRMYGKKGFVQYQFVLPLESSHQGLIDILNRISKKGMGSFLAVLKLFGKQDSIISFPMEGFTLALDFPIKKGLFEFLDELDKIVLSYGGRVYLTKDARMKHNIFWETYPNINRFVEIVNKYNPEFRFSSIQSDRLLAPYLKNRVETATKLTSSN
- a CDS encoding decaprenyl-phosphate phosphoribosyltransferase encodes the protein MEYFNLLRPKQWIKNLFLFIPLFFSGEIFHIPKLLNVSLGFISFSLIASCVYIINDYRDIESDKKHPKKCKRPLASGSVSKREAIFVLILCLIIGFSIAFFLKPKFLFILSIYFILNLAYSFGLKNISILDVIIVATGFVLRVKCGGVLSHIYTSEWLTLMVFLLALIMAFAKRRDDVLIKAKSGSDIRKASRGYNLEFLNVALAILSAITIVSYLLYSLSMGMIEQWGTHRLYYTCLFVIAGILRYLQIAFVENESGSPTSILYKDKFIQGSILVWIISFYFIIYYPEIKIFGE
- a CDS encoding protein O-mannosyl-transferase family, which gives rise to MENDDGYLYAYLIKERTFSSFEIYSSKLTFYLPFCKAIYHIGSWFKPGGFDAYMVMCIISIIFSALSIIILYLIFNKTMRLSNNVSILGCLFLLFSYGYWRYSSEADVYALSFFLIILIIFLISKNSQHTLKDIFLISLIASIAVAMYKPNFIPLFLIFSFYFIFYRKHKTLFVYLFVGGGFIITWYTIAFFFQENIGYMEYLAGGSIFNPGSPFMTLFVIGSNIVAVNFMFGIPEIAIFIQQKYPYNIITEEIFAAKQNGIFNYVAVFTLLTLLIISFLIFYKALKNRFDRSLSVHSITMILWIVIFSSIMAFMDPNSPEPWLILLLPITILVTIHIINPLFSNAANIKWLYGFIFLILVHNTIGGIMPIYSKKGDYIKQQTDWLVNNSQDNDLIVTLGSNTLHRYLMYNAKAQTISLERNVETEIEIIQSHILNKGKVYLTSELVMLDPVVRRRSKDIKRVDEFLEKYKIKPISSSNNKVYLLSYK